One segment of Carya illinoinensis cultivar Pawnee chromosome 1, C.illinoinensisPawnee_v1, whole genome shotgun sequence DNA contains the following:
- the LOC122315355 gene encoding coatomer subunit beta-1 gives MEKSCTLLVHFDKGTPAIANEIKEALEGNDVPAKIDAMKKAIMLLLNGETLPQLFITIVRYVLPSEDHTVQKLLLLYLELIDKTDTKGKVLPEMILICQNLRNNLQHPNEYIRGVTLRFLCRLNETEIIEPLIPSVLQNLEHRHPYIRRNAILAVMSIYKLPQGEQLLVDAPDMIEKVLSTEQDQSAKRNAFLMLFTCAQDRAINYLLTHVDRVSEWGESLQMVVLELIRKVCRTNRGEKGKYIKIIISLLNATSTAVIYECASTLVSLSSAPTAIRAAANTYCQLLLSQSDNNVKLIVLDRLNELKSSHRDIMVDMIMDVLRALSSPNLDIRRKTIDIVLELITPRNINEVVLTLKKEVVKTQSGELEKNGEYRQMLIQAIHSCAIKFPEVASTVVHLLMDFLGDSNVGSAVDVVVFVREIIETNPKLRVSIITRLLDTFYQIRAARVCSGALWIIGEYCLSLSEVGSGIATIKQCLGELPFYSVSEEEEATDSSKKDQQVNSITISSKRPAILADGTYATQSAASENAFSLPTLVQGSLASGNLRSLLLTGDFFLGAVVAYTLTKLVLRLEEVQPSKVEVNRASTQALLIMVSMLQLGQSPVLPHPIDSDSYDRIVLCIRLLCNTGDEIRKIWLQSCRLSFVKMLSEKQLREIEELKAKAQISHAQPDDLIDFYHLKSRKGMSQLELEDEVQDDLKRATGEFVKDGDDANKLNRILQLTGFSDPVYAEAYVTVHHYDIVLDVTVINRTKDTLQNLCLELATMGDLKLVERPQNYTLAPESSKQIKANIKVSSTETGVIFGNIVYETSNVHERTVVVLNDIHIDIMDYISPAVCSDAAFRTMWAEFEWENKVAVNTVIQDEKEFLDHVIKSTNMKCLTAPSALDGECGFLAANLYAKSVFGEDALVNVSIEKQADGKLSGYIRIRSKTQGIALSLGDKITLKQKGAS, from the exons ATGGAGAAATCTTGTACTCTGCTCGTTCACTTTGACAAAGGGACTCCTGCAATTGCAAATGAGATCAAGGAAGCTCTTGAAGGCAATGACGTGCCTGCCAAAATTGATGCGATGAAGAAAGCAATCATGCTTTTGTTGAATGGCGAAACACTACCTCAGCTTTTCATCACAATTGTAAGATATGTTTTACCCTCTGAGGACCATACAGTCCAAAAACTACTTCTGCTATATTTGGAGCTCATTGACAAAACTGATACGAAGGGTAAGGTGTTACCTGAAATGATCTTGATATGCCAAAATTTGAGGAACAACCTTCAGCACCCAAATGAGTATATTCGTGGTGTAACTTTGAGGTTTCTTTGCCGGTTGAATGAGACTGAAATAATTGAGCCATTAATCCCTTCTGTTTTGCAAAATCTGGAACACAGGCATCCATATATTAGGAGGAATGCTATATTGGCTGTGATGTCGATATATAAGCTTCCACAGGGTGAGCAACTTCTGGTCGATGCACCTGATATGATCGAGAAGGTTCTTTCAACGGAGCAGGACCAATCAGCTAAGCGGAATGCGTTTCTCATGCTCTTTACATGTGCTCAGGATCGTGCGATTAATTACCTTTTGACTCATGTTGACAGGGTCTCTGAATGGGGTGAATCGCTTCAGATGGTTGTCTTAGAGCTGATCCGAAAGGTGTGCAGAACAAATCGAGGCGAGAAGGGgaagtatattaaaattattatatcctTACTGAATGCGACTTCGACTGCAGTTATCTATGAATGTGCGAGCACACTTGTTTCTCTGTCATCTGCTCCTACTGCTATTAGAGCTGCAGCAAACACTTACTGTCAACTGCTTCTTTCTCAAAGCGACAACAATGTGAAGCTTATTGTGCTTGACCGGCTGAATGAACTCAAGTCTTCTCATAGGGATATTATGGTTGACATGATCATGGATGTGCTTAGGGCACTTTCTAGCCCTAATCTTGACATTCGGAGGAAGACGATTGACATTGTTCTTGAACTTATCACTCCACGGAACATCAATGAGGTTGTTCTTACTTTGAAGAAGGAAGTTGTTAAAACTCAGAGTGGAGAGCTTGAGAAGAATGGTGAATACAGGCAGATGCTTATTCAAGCCATTCATTCCTGTGCAATTAAGTTCCCAGAAGTAGCAAGCACAGTGGTGCACCTATTAATGGATTTCTTGGGTGACAGTAATGTTGGGTCAGCTGTTgatgttgttgtttttgttcGGGAGATAATTGAAACCAACCCTAAACTTAGGGTTTCGATAATAACAAGGCTATTGGACACTTTCTACCAGATCCGAGCTGCACGTGTGTGTTCTGGTGCTCTTTGGATCATTGGAGAGTATTGCCTATCACTTTCTGAAGTTGGGAGTGGCATTGCAACCATTAAACAGTGTCTTGGAGAGTTACCATTTTACTCAGTTtcagaagaagaggaagctactGATTCTTCAAAGAAGGATCAGCAAGTGAACTCCATTACTATTTCTTCAAAAAGACCAGCTATTCTTGCTGATGGCACCTATGCCACACAGAGTGCTGCCTCTGAAAATGCTTTTTCCCTTCCTACCCTTGTTCAAGGATCCTTGGCATCTGGGAATCTTAGATCCCTGCTTCTCACTGGTGACTTTTTCCTTGGGGCAGTTGTGGCCTACACTTTGACCAAGCTTGTTCTGAGGTTGGAAGAGGTACAGCCATCTAAAGTTGAAGTGAATAGGGCATCTACACAAGCACTGTTGATCATGGTCTCTATGCTGCAATTAGGACAATCTCCTGTTCTTCCACACCCAATTGACAGCGATTCTTATGATAGGATTGTCCTTTGTATAAGATTGCTATGCAATACAGGTGACGAGATAAGGAAAATATGGTTGCAATCTTGCCGTCTTAGTTTTGTTAAAATGCTTTCAGAAAAACAACTCCGTGAAATAGAGGAATTAAAGGCAAAAGCTCAGATATCTCATGCACAACCAGATGACCTGATTGATTTCTACCATTTAAAGAGCAGGAAG GGTATGAGCCAACTGGAACTAGAAGATGAGGTCCAAGATGATTTAAAGCGTGCAACTGGGGAGTTTGTAAAGGATGGGGATGATGCGAATAAGCTTAACCGCATTCTTCAACTGACTGGATTTAGTGATCCAGTGTATGCTGAAGCTTATGTGACTGTTCATCATTATGACATAGTACTTGATGTTACAGTTATCAATCGAACTAAGGATACCTTACAGAATTTGTGTCTGGAGCTGGCAACTATGGGTGATCTTAAACTTGTTGAACGCCCTCAGAATTATACACTAGCTCCTGAATCAAGCAAACAAATAAAGGCCAATATCAAGGTTTCCTCTACTGAGACGGGAGTCATATTTGGGAACATTGTTTATGAGACTTCTAATGTACATGAGCGAACAGTGGTTGTGCTGAATGACATTCATATAGACATCATGGACTACATCTCTCCGGCAGTTTGTAGTGATGCAGCTTTTAGAACCATGTGGGCAGAGTTTGAGTGGGAAAACAAG GTTGCTGTCAACACTGTAATTCAAGATGAGAAGGAATTCCTTGACCATGTTATCAAATCAACCAACATGAAGTGCCTTACTGCACC GTCAGCGCTAGATGGTGAGTGTGGATTCCTGGCAGCCAACTTGTACGCAAAGAGTGTATTTGGGGAGGATGCTTTGGTGAATGTCAGCATAGAGAAACAGGCTGATGGTAAGCTGAGTGGGTACATCAGGATAAGGAGCAAGACCCAAGGAATCGCTCTCAGTTTGGGCGACAAGATAACCCTCAAGCAGAAGGGTGCAAGCTAA